One stretch of Vulpes lagopus strain Blue_001 chromosome 12, ASM1834538v1, whole genome shotgun sequence DNA includes these proteins:
- the LIMD2 gene encoding LIM domain-containing protein 2: protein MGGRGAGAGGGGAAIRRWRRRPLGDHWQRRELAPAPSTHPRRPPETDPPPRGPGRGPEPSGCRVSTWGLHRPHRAMFQAAEAAQATPSHEAKGSGGSSTVQRSKSFSLRAQVKESCAACQKTVYPMERLVADKLIFHNSCFCCKHCHTKLSLGSYAALHGEFYCKPHFQQLFKSKGNYDEGFGRKQHKELWAHKEVDPGTKTA, encoded by the exons atgggcgggcgcggggcgggggccggcgggggcggcgccGCGATaaggcggtggcggcggcggccgctCGGGGACCACTGGCAGCGGCGGGAGCTCGCGCCCGCGCCCTCCACGCACCCGAGGCGTCCCCCGGAGACCgaccccccgccccgcggcccagGCCGGGGCCCCG AACCCAGCGGGTGCCGCGTCTCCACCTGGGGCCTCCATCGCCCTCACCGAGCCATGTTCCAGGCTGCAGAAGCCGCCCAGGCCACCCCCTCTCAT GAAGCCAAAGGCAGCGGTGGCAGCAGCACTGTCCAGCGCTCCAAG TCCTTCAGCCTTCGGGCCCAGGTGAAGGAGAGCTGTGCGGCCTGCCAGAAGACCGTGTACCCCATGGAGCGGCTAGTGGCCGACAAGCTCATTTTCCACAACTCTTGCTTCTGTTGCAAGCACTGTCACACCAAGCTGAG CCTGGGCAGCTACGCGGCACTGCACGGGGAATTTTACTGCAAACCCCACTTTCAGCAGCTGTTTAAGAGCAAAGGCAACTACGACGAGGGCTTTGGCCGGAAGCAGCACAAGGAGCTCTGGGCTCACAAGGAGGTGGACCCTGGCACCAAGACGGCCTGA